In a genomic window of Aeromicrobium panaciterrae:
- a CDS encoding 3-oxoacyl-ACP reductase, whose protein sequence is MAGRIEGKTAVVTGGCSGIGLATARRFAEEGANVVIGDLDDAKGPGIAEELGGTYVHVDVTDKDQVDALFKTAKDTYGSVDIAFNNAGISPPEDDSILDTDLEAWKRVQDVNLTSVYLCCKAALPYMLEQKKGSIINTASFVAVMGAATSQISYSASKGGVLSMSRELGVQFAREGVRVNALCPGPVNTPLLQELFASDPERAARRLVHVPVGRFAEPEEMANAVLFLASDESSFITASTFLVDGGISGAYVTPL, encoded by the coding sequence ATGGCAGGACGCATCGAAGGCAAGACAGCAGTCGTCACGGGAGGTTGCTCGGGCATCGGCCTGGCGACCGCTCGACGCTTCGCCGAGGAAGGCGCCAACGTGGTGATTGGCGACCTCGACGACGCCAAGGGACCCGGCATTGCCGAAGAGCTTGGTGGCACGTACGTACACGTCGACGTCACCGACAAGGATCAGGTCGACGCGCTCTTCAAGACCGCGAAGGACACGTACGGCTCGGTCGACATCGCTTTCAACAACGCGGGCATCAGTCCTCCGGAGGACGACTCGATCCTCGACACCGACCTCGAGGCGTGGAAGCGCGTACAGGACGTCAACCTGACCAGCGTCTATCTCTGCTGCAAGGCCGCGCTGCCCTACATGCTTGAGCAGAAGAAGGGCTCGATCATCAACACGGCGTCCTTCGTCGCGGTGATGGGTGCGGCCACCTCGCAGATCTCCTACTCGGCATCCAAGGGTGGCGTGCTGTCGATGTCGCGTGAGCTCGGCGTGCAGTTCGCCCGTGAAGGCGTACGCGTCAACGCCCTGTGCCCGGGCCCGGTCAACACCCCGCTGCTCCAGGAACTGTTCGCCAGCGATCCTGAACGAGCCGCACGTCGACTGGTCCACGTACCGGTTGGCCGCTTCGCCGAACCTGAGGAGATGGCGAACGCTGTGCTGTTCCTGGCTTCGGATGAGTCCTCGTTCATCACCGCCTCGACGTTCCTCGTCGATGGCGGCATCTCCGGGGCATACGTCACGCCGCTGTGA
- a CDS encoding gamma-glutamyl-gamma-aminobutyrate hydrolase family protein — MKPLIGVTTYREQSRWGVWDEKADVLHAVYAQTIEAAGGVAVLLPPSDADAALALVGRLDGLVIAGGADVDPWQYGAEPHERTEGWRPDRDTWELALLDAAWEARLPVLGICRGMQLMAVHGGGSLVQHVPDAVGDERHSPGGDEYGEIAVDVVPGTKLAGAIGELGVVSCHHHQGVREHPGFIASAHAADGTLEAIERQDRPFWLAVQWHPETREDAGLFRSLVDAASQ, encoded by the coding sequence GTGAAGCCACTGATTGGAGTCACGACGTACCGGGAGCAGTCCCGGTGGGGAGTGTGGGACGAGAAGGCTGACGTGTTGCACGCGGTCTACGCGCAGACGATCGAGGCAGCGGGCGGAGTCGCCGTACTCCTGCCGCCATCCGATGCCGACGCGGCATTGGCCCTGGTGGGACGCCTAGACGGCCTCGTCATCGCTGGTGGTGCAGATGTTGATCCGTGGCAGTACGGAGCCGAGCCGCACGAGCGCACCGAAGGTTGGCGTCCCGACAGGGACACCTGGGAGCTTGCGCTGCTCGACGCCGCTTGGGAGGCCCGGCTGCCGGTGCTCGGCATCTGCCGAGGCATGCAGCTGATGGCGGTGCACGGCGGCGGATCGCTCGTCCAGCATGTGCCCGACGCAGTCGGCGACGAACGACACTCGCCCGGCGGGGACGAGTACGGCGAGATCGCGGTCGATGTCGTGCCCGGTACGAAGCTGGCCGGTGCAATCGGAGAGCTGGGCGTGGTCTCCTGCCACCACCACCAAGGCGTACGCGAACACCCCGGATTCATCGCATCGGCCCATGCCGCCGACGGCACGCTCGAGGCGATTGAGCGTCAGGACCGGCCGTTCTGGCTTGCGGTGCAATGGCACCCCGAAACGCGGGAGGACGCCGGGCTCTTCAGAAGTCTGGTCGACGCAGCCTCCCAGTGA
- a CDS encoding exonuclease domain-containing protein, which yields MRINRFAAVGVAAVGIAAGVAAAIVIKRLTPDGKPKPPPRGDHDGWHQVALASLDFETTGIDPLNDRVLSYALIADRGPDINGLINPGMPIPASSAEVHGITDVLLADAPAPAVGIAIVAEWVQSLIDRGIGLVVFNAAYDLSMLHAEATRWGVTQPDWDRLLVVDPYVIDWGIQRGTLGSRKLTDVAAYYSVSLDNAHDAAADAKAARGVAYEIGFRHPHVAASSLVELMQRQRSWYADRVEDWNSYARTVGRTLDDPNGWPLASALTNRSAE from the coding sequence GTGCGCATCAACAGGTTTGCAGCAGTGGGCGTCGCAGCAGTCGGCATTGCCGCAGGAGTCGCGGCGGCGATCGTCATCAAGCGCCTGACGCCCGACGGCAAACCCAAGCCACCTCCGCGCGGAGACCATGACGGCTGGCACCAGGTCGCACTCGCTTCACTCGACTTCGAGACGACAGGTATCGACCCGCTCAACGATCGGGTCCTCAGCTATGCGCTGATCGCCGACCGAGGTCCAGACATCAACGGGCTGATCAACCCCGGCATGCCGATCCCCGCTTCATCGGCTGAGGTCCACGGCATCACCGACGTACTCCTCGCTGACGCTCCAGCTCCGGCAGTTGGCATCGCGATCGTCGCCGAGTGGGTTCAGTCGCTGATCGACAGGGGCATCGGCCTCGTGGTTTTCAACGCCGCCTACGACCTGTCGATGCTTCACGCGGAAGCGACGCGGTGGGGCGTCACCCAGCCCGACTGGGACCGACTCCTCGTGGTCGATCCGTACGTCATCGACTGGGGCATCCAGCGAGGGACGCTCGGGTCACGCAAGCTCACCGATGTCGCGGCCTACTACTCGGTGTCCCTCGACAACGCGCATGACGCTGCAGCTGACGCCAAGGCAGCGAGGGGTGTTGCCTACGAGATCGGCTTTCGGCACCCGCACGTTGCCGCGAGCAGCCTCGTCGAGCTCATGCAGCGTCAGCGCTCTTGGTACGCCGATCGCGTCGAGGACTGGAACTCGTACGCCCGCACCGTCGGCCGCACTCTCGATGACCCGAACGGTTGGCCACTGGCTTCAGCCCTGACCAACCGCTCGGCC